A single region of the Pseudomonas mandelii genome encodes:
- a CDS encoding aldehyde dehydrogenase, which translates to MTNTRSDWEQRFQSLTIEGRAFIDGQYRPALSGDTFECMSPVDGRFLTNVASTDEADANEAVAVARRTFESGIWANLAPAERKRILIRFADLILANQEELALLETLDMGKPINDSMNIDIPATANAIRWSAEAIDKIYDEVAATPHDQLGLITREPAGVVAAIVPWNFPLIMASWKFAPALAAGNSFILKPSEKSPLTAIRIAQLALDAGIPKGVFNVLPGYGHTVGKALALHMDVDVLAFTGSTAIAKQLLIYSGQSNMKRVWLEAGGKSPNVVFADAPDLRAAAQAAAGAIAFNQGEVCTAGSRLLVERSIREQFIPLLVEALQAWKPGHALDPETTVGAVVDQRQLDNVLRYIQVGKDQGAQLIAGGRRTLEATGGLYVEPAIFDGVTNAMTIAREEIFGPVLSLITFDTAEEALAIANDSIFGLAAGVWTSNLSKAHTFARGLRAGSVWVNQYDGGDMTAPFGGYKQSGNGRDKSLHAFDKYTELKATWIKL; encoded by the coding sequence ATGACAAACACTCGCAGCGACTGGGAACAACGCTTCCAGTCCCTCACTATCGAAGGCCGCGCATTCATCGACGGCCAATACCGCCCGGCACTCAGCGGCGACACCTTTGAATGCATGAGCCCGGTCGACGGTCGCTTCCTCACCAACGTCGCCAGCACCGACGAAGCCGATGCCAACGAAGCCGTGGCCGTCGCGCGCCGTACCTTCGAATCCGGTATCTGGGCCAACCTTGCCCCGGCCGAGCGCAAGCGCATCCTGATCCGCTTCGCCGATCTGATCCTGGCCAACCAGGAAGAACTCGCCCTGCTCGAAACCCTCGACATGGGCAAGCCGATCAACGACTCGATGAACATCGACATCCCGGCGACCGCCAACGCGATCCGCTGGAGCGCCGAAGCCATCGACAAAATCTACGACGAAGTCGCCGCCACGCCGCATGATCAACTGGGCCTCATCACCCGCGAGCCAGCGGGCGTGGTCGCCGCCATCGTGCCGTGGAACTTCCCGTTGATCATGGCTAGCTGGAAGTTCGCCCCGGCGCTCGCGGCCGGCAACTCGTTCATCCTCAAGCCTTCGGAAAAGTCGCCACTGACCGCCATCCGCATCGCTCAGTTGGCGCTGGATGCTGGCATCCCCAAAGGCGTGTTCAACGTCCTGCCGGGTTACGGTCATACCGTCGGCAAGGCGCTGGCGTTGCACATGGACGTCGACGTGCTGGCCTTCACCGGCTCGACCGCGATTGCCAAGCAACTGCTGATCTATTCCGGGCAAAGCAACATGAAACGCGTCTGGCTCGAAGCAGGGGGGAAGAGCCCGAACGTGGTGTTCGCCGACGCGCCGGATTTGCGCGCGGCAGCACAAGCGGCGGCCGGTGCCATTGCCTTCAACCAGGGCGAAGTCTGCACCGCCGGCTCGCGCTTGCTGGTGGAGCGTTCGATTCGCGAGCAGTTCATTCCGCTGCTGGTGGAAGCGCTGCAAGCCTGGAAACCGGGGCACGCACTCGATCCGGAAACCACCGTCGGTGCGGTCGTCGATCAGCGTCAACTGGACAACGTGTTGCGCTACATCCAGGTCGGCAAAGACCAGGGCGCGCAACTGATCGCGGGCGGCCGTCGCACCCTCGAAGCCACCGGTGGCCTGTACGTGGAGCCGGCGATTTTCGACGGCGTGACCAACGCCATGACCATTGCCCGGGAAGAAATCTTCGGCCCGGTGCTGTCGCTGATCACCTTCGACACCGCTGAAGAAGCCCTGGCGATTGCCAACGACAGCATCTTCGGCCTGGCCGCCGGCGTATGGACCAGCAACCTCAGCAAGGCCCACACCTTCGCCCGTGGCTTGCGCGCCGGCAGTGTCTGGGTCAACCAGTACGACGGCGGCGACATGACCGCGCCGTTCGGCGGGTACAAGCAGTCGGGTAACGGTCGGGACAAATCGCTGCACGCGTTCGACAAATACACCGAACTCAAAGCGACCTGGATCAAGCTCTAA
- a CDS encoding NAD(P)/FAD-dependent oxidoreductase — translation MKQTHVNSYYAATRNFTGDFPVLEQAVDCDVCIIGAGYTGLSSALFLCEAGYSVTVLEAAKVGFGASGRNGGQLVNSYSRDVDVIEERYGDKTAEVLGSMIFEGADIIRQRIQHYDIQCDYKPGGIFAALNKKQLKGLAEQKSSWERYGNKNLTMLDATDIKREVGCDNYVGGLLDMQGGHIHPLNLALGEASAIIGLGGKIYEQSAAVEITYGEPITVRTAKGVVRAKYLLIAGNAYLPQDLDNRVTRKSMPCGSQIVVTEPLSEKVARSLIKNNYCVEDCNYLLDYYRLTADNRLLYGGGVVYGAREPDDIEQLIKPKILKTFPQLKDVKIDYRWTGNFLLTMSRMPQFGRIEKNAYYMQGYSGHGVTCSHLAGKLISEMIRGDAERFDAFASLPHMPMLGGRTFQAPLTAMGAAYYALRDRFGI, via the coding sequence ATGAAACAGACTCATGTAAATAGCTACTACGCCGCAACCCGCAACTTCACCGGCGACTTCCCCGTCCTGGAACAAGCTGTGGACTGCGACGTCTGCATCATTGGCGCCGGCTACACCGGTCTGTCCTCGGCCCTGTTCCTCTGCGAAGCGGGCTACAGCGTGACCGTGCTCGAAGCCGCCAAAGTCGGTTTCGGCGCCAGCGGTCGCAATGGCGGCCAACTGGTCAACTCCTACAGCCGCGACGTTGATGTCATCGAAGAACGCTACGGCGACAAAACCGCCGAAGTCCTCGGCAGCATGATCTTCGAAGGCGCCGACATCATTCGTCAGCGCATACAGCACTACGACATCCAGTGCGACTACAAGCCGGGCGGCATCTTCGCTGCGCTGAACAAAAAGCAGCTCAAAGGCCTGGCCGAGCAGAAAAGCAGCTGGGAGCGTTACGGCAACAAAAACCTGACCATGCTCGACGCGACCGACATCAAGCGCGAAGTCGGTTGCGACAACTACGTCGGCGGCTTGCTCGACATGCAGGGCGGCCACATCCACCCGCTGAACCTGGCCCTCGGCGAAGCCTCGGCCATCATCGGCCTGGGCGGCAAAATCTACGAGCAATCGGCGGCCGTGGAAATCACCTACGGCGAACCGATCACCGTGCGCACCGCCAAAGGCGTCGTACGCGCCAAGTACCTGCTGATCGCCGGTAACGCCTACCTGCCACAAGACCTCGACAACCGCGTCACGCGCAAAAGCATGCCGTGCGGTTCGCAAATCGTCGTCACTGAACCGTTGTCGGAAAAGGTGGCGCGCAGCCTGATCAAAAACAACTACTGCGTCGAAGACTGCAATTACTTGCTGGACTACTACCGCCTCACCGCCGACAACCGCCTGCTGTACGGTGGCGGGGTGGTCTACGGTGCCCGCGAACCGGACGACATTGAGCAACTGATCAAGCCGAAAATCCTCAAGACCTTCCCACAGCTGAAGGACGTGAAGATCGACTACCGCTGGACCGGCAACTTCCTGCTGACCATGTCCCGCATGCCGCAATTCGGTCGCATCGAGAAAAACGCCTACTACATGCAAGGCTACAGCGGCCACGGCGTCACCTGCTCGCACCTGGCCGGCAAACTGATCTCGGAAATGATCCGCGGCGACGCCGAACGCTTCGACGCGTTCGCCTCGCTCCCGCACATGCCGATGCTCGGCGGCCGCACCTTCCAGGCGCCACTCACTGCCATGGGCGCCGCGTATTACGCGCTGCGTGATCGGTTCGGGATCTAA
- a CDS encoding cupin domain-containing protein, with translation MDTGSRLKLVRESYKLSQRELARRSGVTNATISLIEQNRVSPSVSSLKKLLEGIPMSLADFFTFDQPPREHQYVFRANEQPDLGRHGLRLLLIGASVPSRQMRLLREQYAPGASSGEEPIVHSEGEECGLVTRGTVELTVDGQISVLNAGDGYYFPTTLPHKFRNIGQDEAEIISANTPANF, from the coding sequence ATGGACACGGGCTCACGACTCAAATTAGTACGCGAAAGCTACAAACTGTCCCAGCGCGAGCTGGCCCGACGTAGCGGCGTCACCAATGCCACCATCTCCCTGATCGAACAGAATCGCGTCAGTCCCTCCGTCAGCTCCCTGAAAAAACTGCTCGAAGGCATTCCCATGTCCTTGGCGGATTTCTTCACCTTCGACCAACCGCCGCGTGAGCATCAATACGTATTCCGCGCCAATGAACAGCCGGATCTTGGGCGTCATGGGTTGCGGCTGCTGTTGATTGGCGCTTCGGTGCCGAGTCGGCAGATGCGCCTTTTGCGCGAGCAATACGCGCCTGGCGCGAGTTCGGGGGAAGAGCCGATTGTGCACTCGGAAGGCGAGGAGTGCGGGCTGGTTACGCGGGGGACGGTTGAGTTGACGGTTGATGGTCAGATCAGCGTGCTCAACGCTGGCGACGGCTATTACTTCCCGACGACGTTGCCTCACAAGTTTCGCAATATTGGCCAGGATGAAGCGGAAATCATCAGCGCTAACACCCCGGCCAACTTCTGA
- a CDS encoding NUDIX hydrolase — protein sequence MTTPRIRALALCIFHHDGRILVNEALDPVTGKPFLRPIGGGIEFGETSAQAVLREVDEELGLSITDVRLLGTLENIFTYAGTPGHEIVQVYDAKFVDASVYELLHLDAQESDGAAFVAKWLALDSITGETPLVPAGLYELLKKVVLPDGCSVISNSAV from the coding sequence ATGACCACGCCCCGCATCCGAGCCCTCGCACTCTGCATCTTCCATCACGATGGCAGGATACTGGTCAACGAAGCACTCGACCCCGTTACTGGAAAGCCCTTCTTGCGCCCAATCGGTGGCGGAATCGAGTTCGGCGAAACCAGCGCCCAAGCCGTACTACGTGAAGTCGATGAAGAACTTGGCTTATCCATTACCGATGTTCGCCTGTTGGGCACACTCGAAAACATCTTCACCTATGCCGGCACGCCCGGGCACGAAATCGTGCAGGTCTACGATGCGAAATTCGTGGATGCCAGCGTCTATGAACTGCTCCACTTGGATGCTCAAGAAAGCGATGGCGCTGCCTTTGTAGCGAAGTGGCTGGCGCTCGACAGTATTACTGGCGAAACGCCGTTGGTGCCTGCTGGGCTATACGAGTTGCTGAAGAAGGTTGTGCTGCCGGACGGATGCTCGGTCATTAGCAATAGCGCTGTTTAA
- a CDS encoding DUF6644 family protein, which produces MQTTGTRGGSGLDGWLDDVGDSPLGLAMRSELWLYPIVEVVHIIGFVVLVGSVVMFDLRVLGLSRDLPVTALARHLLRWGVAALLLIVPAGLMMFSAHPHDFASNSVFILKLCLIGIAGLNAALFHVGVFRSVARWNTDAAAPGIAKIQAIFSIMLWISVVLCGRLLAYT; this is translated from the coding sequence ATGCAGACAACTGGCACCCGCGGTGGATCGGGTCTGGACGGCTGGCTGGACGATGTGGGTGACTCGCCACTCGGGTTGGCCATGCGAAGCGAGTTATGGCTGTATCCGATCGTCGAGGTGGTTCACATCATTGGCTTCGTGGTGCTTGTCGGCTCGGTCGTCATGTTCGATCTGCGGGTTCTCGGGCTGTCGAGAGATCTTCCGGTGACGGCACTGGCCCGCCACCTGCTGAGGTGGGGAGTCGCGGCCCTGCTGTTGATCGTCCCGGCGGGGCTGATGATGTTTTCAGCCCATCCGCACGACTTCGCATCTAACAGCGTTTTTATTCTGAAGCTGTGCTTGATCGGTATTGCGGGCCTCAACGCGGCTCTTTTTCATGTGGGTGTCTTTCGGTCAGTAGCCCGATGGAACACCGACGCCGCGGCGCCAGGAATAGCAAAAATCCAGGCGATATTTTCGATTATGTTATGGATCAGCGTGGTGCTCTGCGGACGATTGCTGGCTTACACCTGA
- a CDS encoding DUF6152 family protein translates to MKRLLGALGFSTLLVASTVFAHHGWSEYDSSKPLQLNGTIEESGYSHPHGFIRLKTDDKTWSVVLAPPSRMENRGLSREMLSVGKRATVVGYQNRNNPDELRAERITVDNKTTELR, encoded by the coding sequence ATGAAGCGCTTGCTTGGGGCTCTTGGGTTCTCAACGTTACTGGTGGCATCGACGGTGTTCGCTCATCACGGCTGGAGTGAGTATGACTCGAGCAAACCCTTGCAGTTGAACGGAACGATCGAGGAGTCCGGTTATTCCCACCCGCACGGGTTCATTCGCCTGAAGACCGACGACAAGACCTGGAGTGTCGTGCTTGCGCCGCCATCGCGCATGGAAAACCGGGGGCTTTCCAGGGAAATGCTGAGTGTCGGAAAACGGGCTACGGTGGTGGGCTATCAGAATCGCAACAACCCCGATGAACTGCGCGCAGAACGCATCACGGTCGACAACAAAACCACTGAGTTACGTTGA
- a CDS encoding GNAT family N-acetyltransferase, translating to MFEIRRAEPSDAQTAFDIRLQAIRHQCIGAYTAEQMLAWTVGAAKDGYGDLMEKHFYLGCIQGEPVATGMLDLDNSEIGAIFVLPGFMQQGIGLKMLSHLECLARELGLKAVNLDATLNATDFYRRCGFVGDEPAVYHAPSGLQLACVPMAKRL from the coding sequence ATGTTTGAGATCAGACGCGCCGAACCAAGCGATGCCCAGACCGCATTCGATATCCGCCTTCAAGCGATACGGCACCAATGCATCGGCGCTTATACCGCAGAACAAATGCTCGCCTGGACCGTCGGAGCCGCCAAAGATGGGTATGGCGACTTAATGGAAAAGCACTTTTACCTGGGCTGCATTCAAGGTGAACCAGTGGCGACAGGGATGCTTGATCTGGACAACAGCGAAATCGGCGCGATCTTTGTGCTGCCGGGTTTCATGCAACAAGGCATCGGCTTGAAGATGCTCAGCCATCTGGAATGCCTGGCGCGGGAGTTGGGCCTGAAGGCGGTCAATCTGGACGCTACGTTGAACGCGACTGATTTTTACCGGCGCTGCGGTTTCGTGGGTGACGAACCTGCTGTTTACCATGCGCCTTCAGGGCTTCAGTTGGCGTGTGTGCCTATGGCGAAGAGGCTTTAG